In Paenibacillus sp. G2S3, a single window of DNA contains:
- a CDS encoding penicillin-binding transpeptidase domain-containing protein: MSFFRKQASPPDETNSKSSIGLRLNVFFFSTFVIFCVIIIRLAVLQFVEGPTLTEVETSRDTKNVPLASMRGVIYAAEGEKLAYSTPVQSLYITLNKEYTAKQTDKITGKTTLTPEAKAKSDALAAKLVADFNKYGDPKAEKMTEKDVIDALDLYFRKSLGFMARRIKADLTTQEVAYFMEHKGEYPGLEIVEESIRHYDKDTVAVQTIGYIKPFKSANSLNIYKNILNAMKNNPEPGLTYKDDEFVGFDGLELQYQRELRGQNGYQEISVNPQNMAEKVERVVPPVKGNDVWTTINKNIQMKTEQAIMDQIKWLHSNPVQGKTHPNALTGYAVAMEVDTGNIVSMASMPDYDTNIWTSGSLSTDVWNSIMDNYQNGTINPISSGTSGNGLRSVLLLGSTIKPLSVLVGLNEGLFTTSTYYQDIGYATFGKAGHETKVRNAGGHVYGSMDPAKALEKSSNPFMVDMVGKRLYEKYKSKGIDIWDKYMKEFGLGVSTGSGLPNEFLGQINYTNIEAAGSAQAALVYASFGQQGSYTVLQLAQYVATLANEGQRIKPQLVSKITDADGKVVKEFGREVIDEVTAFDKSYWTEIKQGMRSQVSAFSDFPYDFARKTGTSQQVAKGQIRDNGVFIAYAPRNNPKLAVAVVIPEGGFGSQSAAPVARKIFDAYDWEYGLDGVPKKSLQSGNNTNDPANEGTTTGTQ; the protein is encoded by the coding sequence GTGAGTTTTTTCCGTAAGCAGGCCTCACCTCCAGATGAGACCAACAGTAAAAGTTCCATAGGCCTGCGACTCAACGTGTTTTTCTTTAGCACGTTTGTTATATTTTGCGTAATTATTATACGCCTGGCTGTGTTGCAATTCGTGGAAGGACCCACTTTAACTGAAGTGGAGACAAGCAGAGATACCAAAAATGTACCGCTAGCTTCCATGAGAGGTGTAATTTATGCTGCTGAAGGTGAGAAGTTAGCGTACTCTACGCCGGTTCAATCGCTGTATATTACGCTCAATAAGGAGTATACCGCTAAGCAAACAGATAAAATTACCGGTAAAACTACCCTAACTCCAGAAGCTAAAGCCAAGTCAGATGCATTGGCAGCCAAGCTGGTAGCTGATTTCAATAAATATGGTGATCCAAAAGCTGAGAAGATGACAGAAAAAGATGTTATTGACGCACTGGATTTATATTTCCGAAAATCACTTGGCTTTATGGCACGGCGAATTAAGGCGGACCTGACTACTCAGGAAGTAGCCTATTTCATGGAACATAAGGGTGAATACCCAGGCCTTGAAATTGTCGAGGAAAGCATTCGTCATTATGATAAAGATACGGTTGCCGTACAGACGATAGGTTATATCAAGCCTTTTAAATCAGCAAACAGCCTTAATATTTATAAGAATATCTTAAATGCTATGAAGAACAATCCGGAGCCAGGACTAACTTACAAGGACGACGAATTTGTCGGATTTGACGGCCTGGAGCTGCAGTATCAGAGAGAGCTTCGGGGACAAAACGGCTATCAGGAAATCTCCGTCAATCCACAGAACATGGCAGAGAAAGTCGAACGTGTAGTCCCTCCTGTGAAAGGCAATGACGTCTGGACAACCATTAATAAGAACATTCAAATGAAGACAGAGCAGGCGATTATGGATCAGATTAAGTGGCTGCATTCCAATCCTGTACAGGGTAAAACACATCCTAATGCTTTAACTGGTTACGCTGTAGCGATGGAAGTCGATACGGGGAATATCGTCAGTATGGCAAGTATGCCGGACTACGATACGAATATTTGGACATCGGGATCCTTATCCACAGATGTCTGGAACAGTATCATGGATAACTACCAGAATGGTACCATTAATCCGATTTCTTCAGGGACGTCAGGTAATGGACTAAGATCTGTACTGCTTCTAGGTTCAACGATTAAACCTTTGAGCGTACTCGTGGGTTTGAATGAAGGTCTCTTTACAACTTCAACCTATTATCAGGACATAGGCTACGCCACTTTTGGTAAAGCCGGTCATGAAACCAAGGTAAGAAATGCGGGTGGACACGTATACGGTTCTATGGACCCTGCAAAAGCGCTTGAAAAATCTTCGAATCCGTTCATGGTTGACATGGTTGGTAAAAGATTGTATGAGAAATATAAAAGCAAGGGTATAGATATCTGGGATAAATATATGAAAGAGTTTGGCCTTGGTGTATCCACAGGAAGTGGCCTGCCAAATGAATTCTTAGGACAGATTAACTATACCAATATAGAGGCTGCGGGTAGCGCCCAAGCGGCACTTGTGTATGCTTCTTTCGGCCAACAAGGTAGTTATACGGTGTTGCAGCTTGCGCAATACGTAGCTACACTTGCTAATGAAGGACAACGGATCAAACCTCAGCTAGTTAGCAAGATTACGGATGCTGATGGAAAAGTGGTCAAGGAGTTCGGTCGTGAGGTAATAGATGAAGTAACAGCCTTCGATAAATCCTACTGGACAGAAATAAAGCAGGGAATGCGAAGTCAAGTTAGTGCTTTTTCTGATTTCCCTTATGATTTTGCTCGCAAGACGGGAACATCCCAACAAGTGGCTAAGGGTCAAATTCGCGATAACGGTGTATTTATTGCCTATGCCCCACGAAATAACCCTAAGCTGGCAGTAGCTGTAGTTATTCCAGAAGGAGGCTTTGGTTCCCAGAGTGCTGCGC
- a CDS encoding transglutaminase-like domain-containing protein, with protein sequence MINGWMTSVSDANIISIALLLVVVFSLLQGWSRGFSSATGRLFGLLGTGLFTIASLVLAIPAAAYLNPYVETWASGISLPDTKLTQWQQIYYTAVSVLSESPLVRFLLLLLISYLLIRMLLGLLSMLLPFPQLRRTKKFKDRKITQVSRMGGAMVGLIIGLMRSLVIVLALFICVGLNPESGFSRYVESSPIYSQSAAAVFEPIVGETVQKKLPILTKTVAAEMNDILRRKYEVIDHEIPQDIIGAAEDIVGQAQDEEKKARLLYDWVGTRVTYDYAKADNYLQNRVWHEQTPQDTFDTRQGVCIDYARLYAVMARSQGLQVRVVTGQGYDGRGGYGAHAWNEVYISDRQAWIPLDSTWASSGDWFNPKDFNETHIRENAL encoded by the coding sequence ATGATAAACGGATGGATGACTAGTGTGAGTGATGCTAATATCATTTCCATTGCCCTCCTGCTGGTTGTAGTCTTCTCTCTATTGCAAGGCTGGAGCAGAGGTTTCTCAAGTGCTACCGGAAGATTATTTGGGCTGCTGGGAACAGGATTATTTACTATAGCATCTTTGGTATTAGCTATCCCAGCAGCAGCCTACCTCAATCCATATGTAGAGACTTGGGCATCGGGGATTAGTCTTCCTGATACGAAGCTTACACAGTGGCAGCAAATTTATTATACGGCGGTGTCTGTGTTATCAGAATCGCCGCTAGTTCGATTTCTATTGTTACTCCTGATTTCTTATCTGTTAATTCGTATGCTCCTAGGATTGTTATCCATGTTGCTTCCTTTTCCACAATTGCGGCGTACCAAAAAATTTAAAGACAGAAAGATTACGCAGGTAAGCCGTATGGGAGGAGCAATGGTTGGATTAATTATCGGCTTAATGCGCAGTCTGGTAATTGTTCTTGCTCTTTTCATCTGTGTTGGATTAAATCCGGAGAGTGGATTTAGTCGTTATGTGGAGTCCTCTCCAATCTATAGTCAGAGTGCTGCTGCTGTATTTGAACCTATTGTTGGTGAGACGGTGCAGAAGAAACTTCCTATTCTGACGAAGACCGTTGCAGCAGAGATGAATGATATTCTTCGCAGAAAATATGAGGTTATCGATCATGAAATTCCTCAGGATATTATAGGAGCAGCAGAAGACATTGTTGGACAAGCACAAGATGAAGAGAAAAAAGCAAGACTTCTCTATGATTGGGTAGGTACACGCGTGACTTACGATTATGCTAAAGCTGACAATTATTTGCAAAATAGGGTCTGGCATGAACAGACACCACAGGATACATTCGACACTCGGCAAGGGGTGTGTATAGATTATGCCCGGCTTTATGCTGTGATGGCTCGTTCACAGGGCTTACAGGTACGGGTTGTAACAGGTCAAGGTTATGATGGGCGTGGCGGTTATGGTGCTCATGCTTGGAATGAAGTATATATAAGTGATCGGCAAGCCTGGATCCCGCTGGATTCGACTTGGGCGAGCAGTGGAGATTGGTTCAATCCGAAGGATTTTAATGAAACGCATATTAGGGAGAACGCCCTCTGA
- a CDS encoding penicillin-binding transpeptidase domain-containing protein, producing MSLFGKQPPPKDGISSRNSVGLRLNIFFFGTFFIFCIIIVRLAGLQFTEGALLSEEETNRETKIVPLAAMRGIIFAAEGEQIAYSTPTESLYLTLTKDYTARTTDKATGETSLTEKAKYNSDMLATRLAADFAKYGDPNAPKLTQQDILDSLDLDFKKYLGYVPRRIKTGLIPEEIAYFMEHKDNYPGLTIVEESVRHYDKDTVAVQTVGFGKPFKSTEDIAMYKNVRSEMKKNSPPGLMYKAEEYVGFDGLEMQYQRELRGENGYQVISVTPQNMAEKVEQNVAPVKGNNIWMTINKQIQMKTEQAILDQIKWLHTNAVQGETHPDALTGYAVAMEVETGNIVAMASMPDYDSNVWTKDSLPTPVWNKIMNNHLNGTITSNSSGRSGHDFSSLVFMGSTIKPLTVLIGLKEGFFNTSTTYSDVGITYFGKDNKSSVRNSSGHVYGSLDPAKAIMNSSNVFMIDMVGKQLYKKYPGDKGIEVWDRYMKEFGLGVSTKSGLPGESAGQINYTDLKAAGSSQAALIYASFGQQGSYTTLQLAQYASTLANEGVRIKPQLVSKITDAQGKAVKEFQREVLNTITFDKSYWKEIKQGMSSEVSAFDDFPYDFARKTGTSEKTDRKNINRDNGVFIAFAPRENPKLAVAVVIPEGGFGSKSAAPVARKIFDAYDWEYGLDGVPKKNVTPASGPVQE from the coding sequence GTGAGTTTGTTTGGTAAGCAGCCCCCGCCTAAGGACGGGATATCTTCAAGAAATTCTGTAGGTCTGAGATTGAATATTTTTTTCTTCGGCACTTTTTTTATTTTTTGTATTATTATCGTACGTCTTGCAGGTTTACAGTTTACTGAGGGAGCTCTGTTAAGTGAAGAAGAAACGAACCGGGAAACGAAAATTGTTCCGCTCGCAGCGATGCGTGGGATTATTTTTGCTGCCGAAGGAGAGCAGATTGCCTATTCAACACCTACGGAGTCGCTTTACCTTACATTAACTAAAGATTACACAGCTAGAACGACAGATAAAGCAACGGGGGAGACCTCACTTACGGAGAAGGCGAAGTACAACTCCGATATGCTTGCAACAAGGCTTGCGGCTGATTTTGCTAAATATGGAGATCCGAATGCACCGAAGCTAACGCAGCAAGATATCTTAGATTCATTAGATTTAGATTTCAAAAAGTATTTAGGTTATGTGCCGCGACGGATCAAGACTGGATTAATTCCAGAGGAAATAGCCTATTTCATGGAGCATAAAGACAATTATCCGGGGCTAACGATCGTGGAGGAGAGTGTTCGTCACTACGATAAAGATACGGTAGCGGTGCAGACAGTCGGCTTTGGAAAGCCGTTCAAATCGACTGAAGATATAGCGATGTATAAGAATGTCCGTAGTGAAATGAAAAAAAATTCTCCCCCTGGACTTATGTATAAAGCAGAAGAATATGTGGGGTTTGATGGTTTGGAAATGCAGTATCAACGAGAGCTGCGAGGAGAAAATGGTTATCAGGTCATTTCAGTGACTCCTCAGAATATGGCTGAGAAGGTTGAACAGAACGTTGCTCCTGTAAAGGGTAATAATATTTGGATGACCATTAATAAGCAGATTCAGATGAAGACAGAGCAGGCCATATTGGATCAGATTAAATGGCTACATACCAATGCTGTTCAAGGTGAGACGCATCCAGATGCTTTAACCGGATACGCCGTAGCAATGGAAGTGGAGACTGGTAATATTGTCGCCATGGCAAGCATGCCGGATTACGATTCAAATGTATGGACTAAAGACTCCTTACCAACACCTGTTTGGAATAAAATAATGAATAATCATCTAAACGGTACGATTACTTCGAATTCATCTGGTAGATCAGGTCATGATTTTAGTTCACTTGTATTTATGGGATCTACGATCAAACCATTAACTGTGTTAATTGGTTTAAAGGAAGGTTTCTTTAATACCTCAACAACCTATTCAGATGTGGGCATTACCTATTTCGGTAAGGATAATAAATCATCCGTAAGAAATTCATCGGGTCACGTATATGGTTCACTAGATCCGGCCAAGGCGATTATGAATTCCTCTAATGTATTTATGATTGATATGGTGGGTAAGCAGCTTTACAAGAAATATCCGGGGGATAAAGGCATTGAGGTATGGGACAGATATATGAAAGAGTTCGGGCTGGGTGTATCTACGAAAAGTGGTCTCCCAGGTGAATCAGCGGGCCAGATTAACTATACTGATCTTAAGGCGGCTGGCAGCTCGCAGGCCGCACTTATCTATGCTTCTTTTGGCCAACAGGGCAGTTATACTACATTGCAGCTTGCCCAGTATGCTTCTACTCTTGCAAATGAAGGAGTACGTATTAAGCCTCAACTCGTTAGCAAGATCACGGATGCGCAAGGTAAGGCGGTTAAGGAATTTCAAAGAGAAGTGCTTAATACGATAACGTTTGACAAATCCTACTGGAAAGAGATCAAACAGGGGATGAGCAGTGAAGTTAGTGCCTTTGATGATTTTCCTTATGATTTTGCACGTAAGACAGGTACCTCTGAAAAAACAGACAGAAAAAATATAAACCGTGATAATGGGGTATTTATTGCCTTTGCTCCGCGAGAAAATCCGAAGCTAGCCGTAGCGGTTGTTATACCAGAAGGGGGCTTTGGCTCCAAAAGCGCTGCTCCGGTTGCTCGTAAAATTTTTGATGCCTATGATTGGGAGTACGGGCTCGATGGTGTGCCGAAAAAGAATGTCACTCCTGCGTCAGGCCCCGTTCAAGAATAA